A region of the Pseudomonas asiatica genome:
CTGATCTTCGCCACCAGCGCATCGAAGGAACAATCGCCGCCAACGCTCGCCAGGCGCGGCAACGGCAGCGCCTGGCCAGGCGCCGAGCAGAACGGCTTGCCAGTGGTCCACATATTGACCAACTGTGCACCTAACGTGATGTTTCCCGGCAGCGCGGCGAGCGATACGCCCCCCTCGCTGCGCAAACGCCGGACATCCTTGCGATGCACGCCCGTGAGCAAGCTGATGCGGCTGTCGGTCGGCGCTGTACCGTCCAGGCGAAACTCGCGATGGGCCACGTCGACGAACACTTCCTTGAGCAGGTCGGCGAACATCGTGTAGGTGACCCCTTTGCGCAGCATCAGGCGCACCAGAGGACGCATGACACGCCGCAGTGCGCTTAACATCGAAGGGGGGATGGTAGGCGATTGCATTGAGCGCATTCCTTGACAGATGAACCCAGTATACGACGCGGGAAAAGATCCCACACCAACTGTGACCATATCCCGGACGAGATGAGGGATAGTCGTCGGCGCTCATTGCATTCGCGTTGAGTGGGGCTGCCGTGTCCGAACCTGGCCTCATGCAGGCCCGCCCCGTGGGCGCTGCATGAGACCGTTCAGAGCCAGTCAGCTCCTGCTGTTGTCATCACCCGGTTCGCCTGCGGCATGCTCACCGCGGTCATCACCCGGTTCGCCACCCAGATGGTCGCCACGATCATCACCAGGTTCACCACCAACGTGATTGCCGTGGTCATCGCCAGGCTCACCGCCAACATGATTGCCATGATCGTCCCCGGGCTCACCGCCAACGTGATTGCCATGATCGTCACCGGGCTCACCGCCAACGTGATTGCCGTGATCGTCCCCAGGCTCACCGCCAACGTGATTGCCATGATCATCACCCGCTTCAGCGTGGTTGCCGCTGCGCCCAGAGTTCGAGGAGCCGTCATGGCCGCGCCCACTGTTGCCGGCATGGCCATCTCCATCCCCGCCAGCGCCGTGGCCGCCGCCTTCACCGCCATGGCCGCCACCGCCGCCACCGTGACCACCGCCGCCACCGCCACCACCGCCACCACCGTGACCACCGCCGCCACCACCGTGACCACCGCCGCCACCACCATGGCCACCGCCGCCACCACCGTGGCCGCCACCGCCGCCACCGTGACCACCTCCACCACCACCGTGGCCGCCACCACCTCCGTGACCACCACCGCCACCACCATCCTTGGCGTAGGCGCTGGAGCCATTGGATATCGAGTCCGGGATCAGAACGATGGAAGTCGACAGCACGCCAGCAACGGCAACCGCCAATAGCGCCTTTTTGAACAGCACATGTATTTGCATATTTCGTCTCCAGGTCGTCGCCATGAGAAACGCCAAATCAAGCCGGGAATCCTGTGTTCGGTTCTTGCTTTTCATTGTGTGGGAATTTTTCCCACGGGAAAGTAATAGACCGCCAAACCCCGAGGTTCAAGCAGCGCACGGAGAAGCCGACCGGTGGTTGGCCTGCTATGTTTGCCTTATCGTCATGGAGGAACACCGGCATGCATTCGGTACTGACGCTGCAAACCCCGCGCTTGAGTGACTACGGCGAACTGGTACAGGTGTGGGAGGACTCGGTACGGGCCACCCACGACTTCCTGCCGGATTGCTACATCGTCTTGCTGCGCGACCAGGTGCTGCGTCGCTACCTCGATGCAGTGATGCTGATCTGCTGCAAGGACCGCCAGCGCATCTGCGGCTTCGCCGGGGTCGCCAACGGGCGCGTGGACATGCTGTTCGTCGCACCGGAGTACCGTGGCAAAGGGGTTGGCAAGCGCCTGCTGCACTATGCGATCGACGAACTGAATGCCGAGCGCCTGGACGTCAACGAACAGAACCCGCAAGCCTTGGGCTTCTACCTGCATGAGGGCTTCGAGGTGATCGGCCGTTCGGAAACCGACGGCCTGGGGCAACCCTACCCGCTGCTGCACATGCGCCTGCGCAAAACGGCGTAAATGACACAGATTCCCAGCCCCTCTGCCGCGCGGGCAGGTACAATGCAGGTCTTTCCCTGCCTTTGCGAATTGCCGTCATGTCCGAACCCGTCCGCCTGTCCAAACGCCTTATCGAGCAGCTTGGCTGCTCCCGCCGCGAGGCCGAGCTGTATATCGAGGGCGGCTGGGTCACGGTCGATGGCGTGGTGGTCGAGCAACCGCAGTTCAAGGTCGAGCAGCAGCGCGTCGAACTGCTGCCGGGTGCCCGTGCCGAAACGCTGGAACCGGTAACCCTGCTGCTGAACCA
Encoded here:
- a CDS encoding GNAT family N-acetyltransferase, with amino-acid sequence MHSVLTLQTPRLSDYGELVQVWEDSVRATHDFLPDCYIVLLRDQVLRRYLDAVMLICCKDRQRICGFAGVANGRVDMLFVAPEYRGKGVGKRLLHYAIDELNAERLDVNEQNPQALGFYLHEGFEVIGRSETDGLGQPYPLLHMRLRKTA